The following are from one region of the Planctomycetia bacterium genome:
- a CDS encoding CBS domain-containing protein, whose translation MRRNRRGASLVEYVSVMAIGAAVLAGGALALGDLTRATFDQAGRHLAFASKEKRPAEPLAAQPVEVVAEQLPIIPWWGAALLLGCGAIGLVFVSLRKSPPAVSPAPLSEPEQTPIVPERMEAQFIAKRQQILQVLDRELWCVFDGRISIKDVLTDCPTSVRPDAPLARVRATMQEERIHHLLVIDMQGQLQGVISDRDLRDSDGAVASDVMTRSPATVTPATPVANAISLMLDRSISSLPVIDANRVVGIVTTSDMLMTLQCCVQLLQRLASTMWQPGVALGESWSDDNLAAAASASGDGTGRLFDVVQAMNASHP comes from the coding sequence GGCGCCCTGGCGCTGGGCGATCTGACCCGCGCGACGTTTGATCAAGCTGGCCGCCACCTTGCTTTCGCTAGCAAAGAAAAGCGGCCTGCGGAACCTCTTGCGGCCCAGCCCGTGGAAGTGGTCGCGGAGCAACTTCCCATCATTCCCTGGTGGGGCGCCGCCTTGTTGTTGGGCTGCGGGGCGATCGGGCTCGTATTTGTCAGCCTGAGGAAGTCTCCTCCTGCTGTATCGCCGGCGCCGCTAAGCGAACCAGAGCAAACACCGATCGTGCCCGAACGCATGGAAGCGCAGTTCATTGCCAAACGCCAACAGATTCTGCAAGTGCTGGATCGTGAACTTTGGTGCGTGTTCGATGGCCGGATTTCGATCAAGGACGTGTTGACGGACTGCCCGACGTCGGTGCGGCCGGATGCGCCGCTCGCGCGTGTCCGTGCGACCATGCAGGAAGAACGGATTCACCACTTGTTGGTGATCGACATGCAGGGCCAGCTCCAAGGAGTCATCAGCGATCGCGATTTGCGTGACTCGGATGGCGCCGTCGCTTCGGACGTGATGACTCGCAGTCCGGCGACAGTGACGCCGGCCACGCCTGTGGCGAATGCCATCAGCCTGATGTTGGATCGCTCAATTTCGTCGCTGCCCGTCATCGACGCGAACCGAGTCGTTGGGATCGTCACGACGAGCGACATGTTGATGACGCTGCAATGTTGCGTACAACTTCTACAGCGTCTGGCGAGCACCATGTGGCAGCCAGGCGTCGCGTTGGGCGAATCCTGGAGCGACGACAATCTCGCTGCCGCTGCTTCAGCTTCGGGCGATGGCACGGGGCGACTTTTCGACGTCGTCCAAGCCATGAACGCGTCGCATCCGTAG
- a CDS encoding MOSC domain-containing protein — protein MPTLASIQVGMPRQMGREDAEDPFDKPWTSGIFKLPVSEPVEITRYGLVGDGQADLENHGGEDKAVLSYSADHYADWLPILGPASAAYGAFGENLTIRDLTEDDVCIGDVWQIGESVRLQVSQPRQPCWKLARKWRVRDLVEQVQHTGRSGWYWRVLQTGVVEAGQPLKLLDRPRPEWTIMAANRVMYHRRHDRAAALALSVLPELSESWQRHFTGRAARLAED, from the coding sequence ATGCCAACGCTTGCATCCATTCAAGTCGGCATGCCGCGCCAGATGGGGCGCGAGGATGCGGAGGATCCCTTCGACAAGCCGTGGACGTCCGGCATCTTCAAGTTGCCGGTATCGGAGCCGGTGGAGATTACCCGGTACGGACTGGTCGGCGACGGGCAGGCTGACTTGGAAAACCATGGCGGCGAAGATAAAGCGGTGCTGAGCTATTCCGCCGATCATTACGCCGATTGGCTGCCGATCCTCGGACCAGCATCCGCCGCTTACGGCGCGTTCGGCGAGAACCTGACGATCCGCGATCTCACGGAGGACGACGTTTGCATCGGCGACGTCTGGCAGATTGGCGAGTCGGTACGACTCCAAGTGTCGCAGCCGCGCCAACCTTGTTGGAAGCTGGCTCGCAAATGGCGCGTGCGCGATCTCGTAGAGCAAGTGCAGCACACCGGCCGCAGTGGATGGTATTGGCGCGTCTTGCAAACTGGCGTCGTAGAGGCCGGGCAACCGTTGAAGTTGCTGGATCGCCCGCGTCCTGAGTGGACCATCATGGCCGCGAACCGCGTGATGTATCACCGCAGGCACGATCGGGCAGCGGCGCTCGCACTTTCCGTGCTGCCAGAACTGTCCGAGAGTTGGCAACGCCATTTCACGGGCCGCGCTGCGCGATTGGCCGAAGATTGA